tatatatatatgtacttattaccatttatacaatatatatgtaatccactatatcgtatacatgtcataattcaatattaaaaactcttgtaaaatcttgaatctccgcaagggtagattagtaaatatgtgagattttactcaccttatcgactcgagcgtaattccacaatttccgaagataattcatttccttgatttatcgatcaccttgaaaagataagaaaacaatttagaaacgtttcgtaaacctttaaatgccgaaacagtaataatcggttactgttcagcaattttcggttttacgaatttactgttcacagttcacggttactattcacggttaatATTCACgattactatttatgtattactgtacaaatacacatccaatacgtatctctgtacgagtacataatgtttacgtatttctgtacgtatatggggtacacgcgccactcaccggcgaccgcgcgtggcgctcacgcgccacccactgtggcagcgcgtggggcccatgcGCCGACACCCACCAAGGcgcgtgtgacgccaccgccaccccaaaaccatcctcctttctctcctctttcttccCACGGCATCCCACCGTGCCTAGCCACCTCCATGcggccacacgcgccgcctaaggcggcggtaacctctcCTTCCACCTCTctctccgatctccaccaacaaCCTCCCAATTCACCCAAAAACATCACACAAtcatcacaaccatgaatcAAATGcctccttacctagatcggagtTCAATCGCGTTGGAAATGCTTGAATCGTTGATGAGCTTCGTGCAAGAGCTTCCCTCATCGATGCGGCACCTTGGCGGCGAGACGAGGCACGGTGTGCTAGAGGGTGGTAGCGGAGGGTCTCGTGATGCCCCAGAGAACGGCGGTGAGGGCACATCAGCTTGAAGGCGACGATCGGGGCACGAGGCAGAGGGTCGGGGGAACGAGGAAAGCTTGCGGCGGCGAGGCGGAGTGCTGCAAGCTCGGGGTCACTTGTGGGGGAGCTCGCGAGGCCGTAGGGCGTGGCGGTGAGGACCACGTCGCTCCGGCTGAGGAGATCGCCGGGGTGAGTCGAGGGGAAGGtgagatcggggagagagagtcgcgaggggggagagagagaaaggagggaggcgcgggtgaagggtttccagaaattgaaaccctaatcccaaaattttcctatttatacttgtttctaaaatcggaaacgaaatTCTgatgttaataactttcacctccAACGTCCAATTCGGacgcgtcacatgtccacgtactcgtatcgacgagctctacgactttcatgaagagagttttcacaaacgatcgacggaataaaagtcgatatatacgttgcggaaacgtaacgtttttcgaattaaacgttcccgtttctcgtttcataacgtcgcaaccaatcacactcattctaattaaatttcacaattttatagaattcaaaccaaaatattgtttgaaaatagggttattacaccgATGGAACCCAAAATGAGCTAAAGCTCTAAAGGAAACACATTCGAATGATTCGATCATAAAAAAGTTTATATGTTCTTGGAAAACACCACAAGTACTGATAGAGTATTTACAGAAATCATACCCGCACACTAATCCTCCGCTAATATCTATTTACATATACATGtaatacaaaaaaatatagaATTACTACTACTGGGCAGCATTTACATGACTATATGCatacatataaaattaaaagaacTATTACTATTTCATCCCAAACCAACACCGAGCTTCAGTATGAGACACTCTCACaagttataacttataacaCACAATTTGAAGCGATATATATCACCATCTCTATCTGGAAAGTTTCTTGTGGAGTGAGAAAGTTGACAGCCACACCAGCAGAACCAGCAAGATCGAAGCAAACAACGATGAAGCGAGGGAGCCTGCTATATGTTTGCAGTACTTGTCAAAAATAGAGCAAACCTTGCGCCATTGCACATGATCGTTGCCCTTGTATCCAATATACGCAACACCCCCGGCAGTGCCCGTGGCCGATGCCACTAGACCCAGTATTAGCTGCATCATATACAAAAGAAGGGTATTAGCAGTGTCTAGTTTGTTTGTTAATTATATTTGTTGGCAAAAATTAGTATACTATATACATAAAGAACAGCACTGAGCTTGCTTACCACATCCAAAAATGCAAAGTGGAGCAAGAACTTGGTTGAGAATATTGGCTTCCACATGACTGAAAGGGATGCTAACGTAGTAAGAATACTATAGAGGCCTGCAATCGATAGTGCCACTATAAAGTATCTGAAAAGTGAAACAACATTGAACCAAGTCAGAGAAgtttataataattattagTCCTCGTACGTCCTGAGACTAATTTCTTTGTATAGCATTTTCATCAAAGTTTTCTCATCAGGAAGTCATGAAATGATGGATGGGGTGACTAACTTAATTAGATTATACTGaatgaaagagaaaagaaataatAAGTTGCTTTCCAAGAGTGGACTTGCATATACAGGTAGCTTGTGGTATAGGAGAACTACCTACTCGTTGGTAGGAAAGCGTCGTAATCTACTACAGATGAATTCATGTTCATATCAGAGCTAGAGCGATCGAGCTGATTGTTGTTCAAACTAGGGGAACAAcaatcagaaaataaaaagaacaatgaccaaattaaaggaaattaaaaatcagcGTTATCGATCAAAGCATCTCTAGGTATTAATCGTatcataaattaaaattaagatTTATCGAAATGACTAATTTACGACCATGCAACAAATTAATGATCTTGTATTGTGATATTTCTCTTTCGTTGCTTAATATATCTCAAGTTCGACTCATATTTATctaaatcaaaagaaaaagcTCTTAAGAATCGTAGATAATATAGATAGTCCAACATGCATGGGACTGGAGCACCTCTGGCTAGCTCAAATTATAGTATGACtttgttttcttaatttcGATCGAAAACAGACTTATTTGGCTAtattactatatatattcatggTCCGTCAAGATTCCCAATTGAACCATTGATCGATTGAACTCTTAATGGGAAACAGACATATCAGAACTGTTCAAAAGGTATGCAGAGAAACTAGTGCACCGAGATGAGAATTGTATTTAGTCTCGGTACAAGCTCTCACTATGATCACTTTACTAATGACAATTAATATCTATGTGCAGTCTTGTGTAACAAATACATCTTATTCATGTACTTGGGACAGTTCAAATGAATAGTTAACTAGTTTCAGTGCGGATAAATGCATGTAATGATCAAGAGACTCACATGAAGGCAGGAGAGTGATCAAACTTGGCTTCAAACGGGACAGGACCTTGGTATACTGTCTGTTTGCTAGTTATAATGACCAATACACTTGTTAGTGATGCTGCAAACACCAAGAACCTAAGAGCCACATCAACTGCAAATAAGTTTACAGCtttaggaggaggaggaagcgTGTCTTCGCATGAGGCCTTCGGTGGTGGAACTTCCTTACCGGTTTCTGGGTCAGCTGGATTATCCGTCGATGCCATGGCCGGAAGCAACTGCAGGCTACGGATATATGTTATTGGTTAAGTTGATGGCGAAAGTGTTGATGTAGTTATAGTGGCAATGAAACTGGTACGTGGAGAGATAAGTATGTGCATctctatatttatatatgctgttCGGGCCATACTAAACAGTCAGaacaccatatatatatatatatatgtagttggAGTTTCCTGAACGCCAGCTGAATTGGTTTTATAAGAGTTAAGTTGCTTATGCGCGCATATGATGGCAAATGGGATATCAAAACCCTAGTTAAGCTAAGTTAACAAACCTACGAGTCACACTCGAATAGATAATTTGCGTGCCGTAGTTCAGCCTCTAGAACGTACTCTTCTCAGAAAATCATTTCCTTCTATTTGTATAATCGTATCTGCCGCGGATTTTAGCTCATTATGCACTACTATATGAATAAACATTTAGAAATTGTCATCGTCATATTGGACTACAaacatatgaaagctaataatggtttttgtttttcttaacCTCTTTGCGATCAGCCAATTAGTTGTAAACGTAGTGCTCCGCCGGATAGGCTGCTACATGAACTCCTCAGCAAGCCGTTCTACATCAGTGTATTTCTTGATGCGCAATCAATGTTTGGATCCTTCCTAATTTGCCAAATAAGATAAAATACGGCGTTAGAAGAGAGACCGTGTTTTGgcggtcttcaactctccgatgGCTAAATCAGACACTGTATATATTTTGACAGAGTAAGAGTAGGTAAGTATTAATTGCTTAGTAAATGGAGATATTGGACCTTATGTAGCTTGATTAAGGTAGGTAGAACATTTATTTCTCGATGTGGGACAAAGTCTCTTCTTGGTGCTCTCTGGAGCTTACTTTGGGTTACGCGTGAGGGCGCGTCAGAAGTTGGTTCCAGACGCGTGGAGTCTCTTTTCGTAGCTGGGGCTACTGTCTTGCCAGCTGTGTTGTTGGATTACTAGAATAAGTGATTGTAGTTGCTGATTATGGCGAGACATAAGCCTATACCAACATTAGCAATTTAGCAGAATACGACTTTATGTCAGACAAAAGCAGGCAAATGTATTAATATATACAAGGTTCTTCAGGTGTAGACGTCCCGATTTTGGCGAGGCAGGCCGCAACGACACGGCGGACCAGCACAGCtgcactacccacctcccggcAATCCCGTCTGGGGAGTGTGGCTGTCGTGGTCCGCCCCGCCGTTGCAGCAtgccgtcgccggaatcggcgaatccgtaccttacgtaaggtacgAACGTCCGTACCTAAaaattctcctatatatatgtactaatTATGAAGTAAAAGCAGTTTTGTCGGACAGAACCTTTCAAGAGATCGATCGATGAATAAACTGATTATATACTCAGACGTATATGTCCATTTGACATAAATTAATGGAGCTTATCGCATTATTTTGAAGAAATCCTGGTTCCTTGTAGATTATGGTTTACGTTAACCAATTCAGGTCAATTCTGCTATCACTATCTCAACtacaaatttgttttctttctcttttggttaTGCATATAAAATGCTGTATAATATTGATGCAATCTAATGACTAAGTACTTTAGGTTTTAATAACAATTGTCTGTAATAAGAGGCGAATACGACAAAATAAACATGATCGGTTCATTGACCTCTTCGTAGCTGATgcggtttgtttgtttgttttttcggcTCAACATGATACaccataaattattatatatacccgtcATATATTTCGCGTGGCGTATCCTTGTAATgttattgatatattttttactatgattgtttctgattaattCTTACATGTAAAtacatttttgttattttcaccgcgtgcatgttaattataccatggAATAATATAATTGGCTGGATACATCACATGACAGTGCCACATAGTGTGGcgggtacacagaataattatTCCATGATacacatgcatgcatttaTGAATCTACAAAGCAAGAATTAACACAAATCGATACTCATGAAAAATATTTCTAATTTGAAATGATATGTAACCAAGTATGAATTGAAAGCTGCGCGCTATGGTATTTCTTGTTGGACATTAACGTTCTTATTAGAAACCGACTTACTTCGACGACCTTGGTCATAATCGATCTGATATTTCTCTTGTCAAATAACATCGCTCAAACGTCAAAATGGTACAAGCAATAATATCGTATATTACTAACATAAAAACAATGAAGTTATGAAGATTATCACATCCATGGCTTTCAACTCTTGACAATCATGTGTCACCaacccgaaatttcgaatgatagaaattcgaattcgaagtcatgaaaactctaaaataatcccaaatatattgaaatcatcttacaacaacagtgtatcgaaactgagttcaaagTACAACTCacaacttgaataatacatcaccaatttatacactcaagtattaaaacaattgaaaatgaaatattcaCTCGATCCTCACCAAAAACAGAAGAGGAGAACCCTCAGTAATCCTCCGAGTAAGCTCTCTGAACCTGCTAATTctcacctgcagaactatcccctacaccatcaatttggtgcaccgagattgtaaacacaaacccagtaagctttTAAGCCCGTATAAGTAAACCAACATTTTATCATGCATCACATACAAGGAATGtaataaataacattttacaacatgtgtactcatgagacctggGCAACCCACATGGTTAcccaaatatcattttaaaacataagtactcatgagacccgggCCTGCCTGGTTACCCCTCATTCAGTACAAgacagacaaactagagctctaactgatcgtaaccaaCACCCGGCCAAAATTTGGTTCCGAtttaaatgtcatcaccatccgaataccagaaaacgttttaacaagactcaatgttaaaaccacgtacaatataacaatccacgCATGTTTACGTACTGCAACCAAACGATTCTTACAGAACAATATATAACAAGACACGCCAATAATCCAtcataccggaaggtacattatctccCATTATGGTCCCATCCGccacaattaatcaaaaacaataaatttcataatttaaataaaaactgtAACGtcatataatatagcaaaccatatatatgtattgtatttatcatttttgtacacatacacaactcactatattatatcGACGTCACAGTTCACTCATTTAAAGAAATCATAAATACAAGTCACCGCCAAGAGTAGAcatgtcatagtgagatttacttacTTTAAATCCTGCGTGCAATTTCTACAACACCAAGTGAAATTtcttcactcgtttcgtcggtcacctactGTGTCATAACCCCATTTTTCTCCCCATTTCTCCGCACCTGCACCTTTAGAGGCGAAAATTTCCTTCCGACCCAACCCGACTTTTCAGGCCGATTCCGGCGGTTTCAGGTGACCGAGCAGACCCAGATAACCTCGTCTCCTCCTTGTGCACCTCCCTGTGGTGGTAAATCATGGAGTAGCACGCCGGTTTCCACGCATCGAAGCCCGAAAGTCGACCCGAATACCCATCGGTGACCCGGTtgtgtttttcaattttccgGTGATCTCCGGTGAGTTTAGGCTTCACCACGGGTCTCAAACTCCTTGCCTCAACATCGTCAACAACCCTTGCAAAGGTTTTGAGCTAAATCGAAAGGTAAGAACATGAATCAAGAAAATTCAATTCTAGGGTTCATGATTTGGGATTTTTTGGAAATTCCAAAATTGGAGGTTTTAAGCTttgatttagactttgttgtgaactagaaagttgttaagAATGCCATTCAGATTGTGatagtgaaatttggtggtcattagAGGCGGCCGGTGAACACTCTCAccgcatgaacagtgttcatgaataatactgtgaacagtgttctgtaaACAGTAAACACGAACAGTGTTTTAGTAAACAGTGACGTGAACATTGCTTTGGTAAAATAGttaatgtgaacagtgttttggtaaaaaaaagtaactttgaacagtgttttagtaaaaCAGTACATTGGAACAGTGATTAGTGTTACAATAAacacatgaacagtgttctctgaacaatgttttatgaacaacatttagctgtactgaaaaTCGTCacttgatattttacgtattattttctaagcatttatcatgctattaggtgattGACGAaatgagtgaggaaattactctcagtgtcgtggaagttgcacgcatgaaagaaggtgagtaaaaatctcacagtgacgaatctacctttgcggagattcatgattacattttattaaaaagaatgaactatgatatgtatatgatatagtgaattgtgtatgtgtataattggtaaaataagtacatatatatagtttgttatattatatactgtcataatttcTGTTTGCGAACGAGTTCATTTtagcattgatatttatttatttgagcatgtcgatttgatttgtacaatctcatgtgatgattattgtacgtggttttaacattgagttttgttaaaacgttttttgtcttcggacgtatttttttgtcttcggacatgtgttatgtcttcgaacgtgtgttatgtcttcggacgtgtttttctgtcttcggacgtgttggcatgtcggaacctagccttagccggacgacagttacgatacagttagagctctagtctgtctgccggtgtactgcatgaggggtaacagatgggttatcagcttatgagtacccatatttttgggatttttggGTGATAAGTGGGTTGCCATTTGCCCgacggtgtactgcatgaggggtaacggatgagtacttgggtctcatgagtacccgtattataaatgtaattgggtaaacatatgggttgcctgatttctcatgagcacttatatttttcagatattattggacaaccagataggccgtccaatgactcatgagtacatttataattaaatgttttcagtatttttcttttgatattgggtagcgagaggttgcccaatgtctgacggcgtacttcatgaggggtaacagagatgtaccagcgctcataagtacccgtattataaatgtatttgggtaaatagAGGGGTTGCcctatttctcatgagcacttatattttcagatattattggacaaccagatgggccgtccaatgactcatgggtacatttataattatatgttttcagtatgtttattttgtatttatacacgagttgtattgttgttttactcatacgacctgcaaagcttaccgggtttgtgttt
This is a stretch of genomic DNA from Argentina anserina chromosome 4, drPotAnse1.1, whole genome shotgun sequence. It encodes these proteins:
- the LOC126791212 gene encoding CASP-like protein 1D1, whose product is MASTDNPADPETGKEVPPPKASCEDTLPPPPKAVNLFAVDVALRFLVFAASLTSVLVIITSKQTVYQGPVPFEAKFDHSPAFIYFIVALSIAGLYSILTTLASLSVMWKPIFSTKFLLHFAFLDVLILGLVASATGTAGGVAYIGYKGNDHVQWRKVCSIFDKYCKHIAGSLASSLFASILLVLLVWLSTFSLHKKLSR